One window of the Triticum dicoccoides isolate Atlit2015 ecotype Zavitan chromosome 3B, WEW_v2.0, whole genome shotgun sequence genome contains the following:
- the LOC119276390 gene encoding plastidic ATP/ADP-transporter-like, with amino-acid sequence MESLAHLSAKPGLSLRAGPRLPLPRLRAARASLSTASSSRPAALQSPLLSSRAPSSQDAVLGYGLLKRRTSAGAGVSCSAAAAAAVPQPPAQPEVKKFLGVGLPTLKKIVPLGLMFFCILFNYTILRDTKDVLVVTAKGSSAEIIPFLKTWVNLPMAIGFMLAYSKLSDVLSREALFYTVIFPFIAFFGLFGFVLYPLRDAIHPTALADKLLAALGPSFLGPVAILRIWSFCLFYVMAELWGSVVVSVLFWGFANQITTVDEAKEFYPLFGLGANIALIFSGRTVKYFSNLRKTMGPGVDGWEVSLKGMMGIVVLLGLVITSIYWGVNKLVLNDPSLPKSDHKKKKNKPKLSMKESMKVLISSKYVRDLATLVVAYGISINLVEVTWKSKLKAQFPSPNEYSSFMGDFSTATGIATFTMMLLGRIIFQKFGWGVAAMITPTVLLVTGVGFFSLILFGQPLTPLLATWGMTPLLAAVYVGALQNIFSKSAKYSLFDPCKEMAYIPLDGDMKLKGKAAIDVVCNPLGKSGGALIQQFLILIFGSLANSTPYLGGILLVIVLAWLGAARSLDKQFSSLAKEDLRKEMSKEKVETAAPKEPEAATDVLVEQSNGTENSPSDSSPAQ; translated from the exons ATGGAGTCGCTCGCCCACCTCAGCGCCAAGCCCGGCCTCTCTCTCCGCGCGGGGCCCCGCCTCCCGCTCCCGCGCCTCCGGGCCGCCCGCGCGTCCCTCTCCACCGCGTCCAGCTCCAGGCCCGCCGCTCTCCAGTCCCCACTCCTCTCGTCGAGGGCCCCCTCCTCGCAGGACGCCGTCCTGGGGTATGGGCTCTTGAAGCGCAGGACCAGTGCTGGTGCTGGCGTCTCTTGcagcgcggcggccgcggcggcggtgcCGCAGCCCCCGGCGCAGCCGGAGGTCAAGAAGTTCCTCGGCGTGGGCCTGCCGACGCTGAAGAAGATCGTGCCCCTGGGCCTGATGTTCTTCTGCATCCTGTTCAACTACACCATCCTTCGGGACACCAAGGACGTGCTGGTGGTCACCGCCAAGGGGAGCAGCGCAGAAATCATCCCCTTCCTCAAAACCTGGGTCAACCTGCCCATGGCCATCGGCTTCATGCTGGCATACTCCAAGCTCTCCGACGTGCTCTCCCGGGAGGCGCTCTTCTACACCGTCATATTCCCCTTCATCGCCTTCTTCGGCCTCTTCGGCTTCGTGCTCTACCCACTCAGGGATGCCATCCATCCCACCGCCCTCGCCGACAAGCTTCTGGCGGCGCTCGGCCCCAGCTTCCTTGGACCGGTAGCTATCCTCAGGATTTGGAGCTTCTGCTTATTCTATGTCATGGCCGAGCTGTGGGGCAGCGTCGTCGTCTCTGTCCTCTTCTGGGGTTTTGCCAACCAG ATCACCACAGTCGATGAAGCAAAAGAATTCTACCCTCTATTTGGCCTTGGGGCAAATATTGCCCTTATCTTTTCTGGGCGTACTGTGAAGTATTTCTCAAATTTGCGGAAGACAATGGGTCCAGGAGTTGATGGTTGGGAGGTATCTTTGAAAGGAATGATGGGCATAGTGGTACTTCTTGGGCTTGTCATTACTTCCATCTATTGGGGAGTGAACAAACTTGTGTTGAATGATCCTTCTCTTCCAAAATCTGACCACAAGAAGAAAAAG AACAAACCTAAGCTTAGCATGAAAGAGAGTATGAAAGTTCTGATCTCTTCAAAATATGTGAGGGACCTTGCTACCTTAGTCGTTGCATATGGCATTAGTATCAATCTTGTGGAAGTCACATGGAAATCGAAGCTCAAGGCACAG TTCCCCAGTCCAAACGAGTACTCATCTTTCATGGGTGATTTCTCTACCGCAACTGGAATTGCAACTTTCACGATGATGCTGTTAGGCCGGATTATATTCCAAAAATTTGGCTGGGGGGTGGCTGCCATGATCACCCCCACAGTTTTGTTGGTGACTGGCGTtggtttcttctctctgattttgttTGGGCAACCACTGACTCCCCTGCTTGCCACATGGGGTATGACCCCTCTTCTTGCGGCTGTTTATGTGGGTGCGCTGCAGAACATATTTAGCAAGAGTGCAAAGTACAGTTTATTCGACCCGTGCAAGGAAATGGCCTATATTCCTTTGGATGGCGATATGAAG TTGAAGGGAAAGGCGGCCATTGATGTTGTCTGCAACCCATTGGGCAAGTCGGGTGGTGCGCTGATCCAACAGTTTCTGATCCTGATATTTGGCTCTTTGGCAAACTCGACCCCCTACCTTGGCGGTATACTGTTGGTCATCGTGCTTGCATGGCTAGGCGCGGCAAGATCATTGGACAAGCAATTCTCAAGCTTGGCCAAAGAGGATCTCAGAAAGGAGATGTCAAAAGAGAAAGTAGAAACGGCGGCACCCAAGGAACCTGAGGCGGCTACTGATGTATTGGTGGAGCAATCAAATGGAACTGAGAACTCACCATCCGACTCATCTCCAGCTCAATAG